Within Lactobacillus amylovorus DSM 20531, the genomic segment TAATCCTTACGTTTCAGATATGAAAAAAAGAGATTGTGCTTACAGCAACGTTTGGACTTGACAAAACTTCATTTTTCTTTTAATCTTTCTATCAGTTAAATAATTTTCCAATGCAATAGAGGTTGCGACAACCACAAGATAATTCAGAGTCCGCGAAGACAATGAAGGTTATCTTAGGGCTACCGCCGAAATAGATTTAACATTCGCGTGTTGATCTGTTGGGCTATAGAACAATATTCTATAGACTGTCCTGGTTAGTCCCCAGGGAGCGCTATAAGATTTGGTTTAAATACTGATGATTATGACCCTCGTTTGTTTTGGCAAACGAGGTTTTTATTTACGCTTTATTGTATTGGCTTTATGTTAAAACTATTTTTTCGGAGGTTTTACAATTGAAGTCAAGATTTAGATGGATCGCTGCATTACTTACAGTGCTCCTCAGTATATTTATCGGTTTCAGCTTTAGTAGTAATTCGACTCAAGCTGCTAAAAAAGATTCCGGCACATTAAAGATCGGTATGGAAGCTAACTACCCACCATATAACTGGACTCAACCAACCAAAACTAATGGTGCGGTTCATATCGATGGTTCTAACTCATACGCTAACGGTTATGATGTTCAAATTGCCAAGATCATTGGTAAGAGACTTCATAAAAAGGTTATCGTTGAAAAGACCCAATGGGATGGACTTTTACCAGCTTTAACTTCAGGCAAAATTGACTTGATCATTGCTGGTATGTCACCTACTCCTGAAAGACGTAAGGCCATCAACTTCTCAGAACCTTACCGTAAGAGTACTTTCGTTGTTATCACTAACAAGGCAAGCAAGTACTCAAATGCTAAGAAATTAACTGACTTTAAAGGTGCTAAGTTAACCGCTCAACAAGGTACTTTGCACTACAACTTAATCAAGCAATTAAAGGGTGCTAAGCGTCAACCTGCGATGCGTGACTTCTCAGCTATGCGTCAAAGTTTAGCTTCAGGCACTATCGACGGTTACGTTGCCGAAGACATCGAATTTGAAAGTTACCACAACGTTAACCCTAACATCGTTGCCATTAACTTGAACAAGATGGCCGGCTTCAAGGTTGACCACGACGATTCCGTTACTAGTATCGGTGTCAAGAAAGGCAACACTAAACTTTTAAACGAAGTTAACGCTACTTTGAGAACTATTTCTAACAAAAAGCGTGATCAATTAATGTCACAAGCCGTTAAGGAACAACCTAAGGCTGGTAACCAAACTAAGAAGGAAAACTGGCTTGCTACTACCTGGAAGCAATACGGTGGCATGATCATGTCAGGTATCGGCATGACTTTGCTCTTAGCTTTAGTTGGTACTATCGTTGGTTTCTTCATCGGTTTGCTCGTTGGTATCGTTCGTACTATTCCAACACCTACTACTCGCGGCAAGCGCTGGGCATTAAACTTTGTTAAGTGGTTATTATCAGTTTATGTTGAAATCTTCCGTGGTACTCCAATGATGGTTCAGGCAGCCGTAATTTACTACGGTATCGCTCAATTCTGGCACTTGAACTTGAACAGAACCGTTGCCGCTTTGATCATTGTTTCAATCAAC encodes:
- a CDS encoding ABC transporter permease subunit (The N-terminal region of this protein, as described by TIGR01726, is a three transmembrane segment that identifies a subfamily of ABC transporter permease subunits, which specificities that include histidine, arginine, glutamine, glutamate, L-cystine (sic), the opines (in Agrobacterium) octopine and nopaline, etc.), with the translated sequence MKSRFRWIAALLTVLLSIFIGFSFSSNSTQAAKKDSGTLKIGMEANYPPYNWTQPTKTNGAVHIDGSNSYANGYDVQIAKIIGKRLHKKVIVEKTQWDGLLPALTSGKIDLIIAGMSPTPERRKAINFSEPYRKSTFVVITNKASKYSNAKKLTDFKGAKLTAQQGTLHYNLIKQLKGAKRQPAMRDFSAMRQSLASGTIDGYVAEDIEFESYHNVNPNIVAINLNKMAGFKVDHDDSVTSIGVKKGNTKLLNEVNATLRTISNKKRDQLMSQAVKEQPKAGNQTKKENWLATTWKQYGGMIMSGIGMTLLLALVGTIVGFFIGLLVGIVRTIPTPTTRGKRWALNFVKWLLSVYVEIFRGTPMMVQAAVIYYGIAQFWHLNLNRTVAALIIVSINTGAYLAEVIRGGIISTPKGQFEAASALGMTHNQKMWHIILPQAIKNCLPSITNEFIVNIKDTSVLSIISVSELFFVGTTIASQSFKFFPTYLMISAIYLILTFTITRIFNFIEKKLEGKKNYNLMANQVQVSTPKDAEANN